One genomic segment of Plasmodium cynomolgi strain B DNA, chromosome 14, whole genome shotgun sequence includes these proteins:
- a CDS encoding chromatin assembly protein (ASF1;~putative) — MSEVNVTKVIVNNPICDILDPFVFTIEFEALNKLEADLEWKIFYISAVNNDGEGNQDIELDNIFLGPIERGVMMFDYAVNPPDYKNMDVDSVLGLQAILISANYKDKEFIRIAYYMNSFYKDMELREKPPVIPQYDKICRHIFVENPRIVKFCITWDAEEKDDFKEFDKENAQIQLINCAKINADDNSNSNITNDSTQENIFVFSDIPANVGTNGKMSTHVAAHENANTYASADLNERGALSSNAASTDLDKCELFNANINGISRITIDNNNA, encoded by the exons aTGTCTGAAGTTAATGTGACGAAAGTAATAGTGAACAATCCCATATGTGACATTTTAGATCCATTCGTTTTTACCATTGAGTTTGAAGCGTTGAATAAGTTAGAGGCGGATTTGgagtggaaaattttttatatttctgcTGTGAACAACGATGGGGAGGGGAACCAGGACATTGAGctagataatatttttttgggacCCATCGAGCGAGGCGTGATGATGTTTGACTACGCGGTGAATCCGCCCGACTACAAGAAC ATGGACGTTGATAGCGTACTGGGCCTGCAAGCCATCCTCATATCAGCCAACTATAAAGACAAGGAGTTTATTCGGATAGCCTATTACATGAattctttttacaaagaCATGGAACTGAGGGAGAAGCCACCTGTCATACCCCAGTACGATAAAATATGTCGACATATCTTTGTAGAAAACCCAagaattgtaaaattttgcatAACTTGGGATGCAGAGGAGAAGGATGATTTTAAAGAGTTCGATAAGGAGAATGCACAGATCCAGTTAATTAACTGTGCCAAAATAAATGCAGATGATAATAGTAACTCTAATATAACAAATGACTCTACgcaggaaaatattttcgtttttagTGACATCCCTGCGAATGTTGGCACGAATGGTAAAATGAGCACGCATGTCGCGGCGCACGAGAACGCTAATACGTATGCCAGCGCAGACTTGAACGAACGAGGGGCCCTCAGTAGTAACGCGGCATCGACTGATTTGGATAAATGCGAACTTTTTAATGCCAACATAAATGGGATCAGCAGAATAACCATTGACAATAATAACGCCTGA
- a CDS encoding cytochrome c heme lyase (putative) — MQSIGRTIGDDQNGEKVRCPSSLVGRLKIPQEKENEVINERNMMPDIPNYSLREESECPLNRKRDVSSIPKNTKENWLYPSPQQFYNSLIRKNKHIDRNYIDAVVTVHNEVNEESWRNILKYEYLHRSKCSEVTLQRFLGKFDDLSVKAKFRSIFSKLGKPFDRHDWYVNRCGKEVKYILDYYNDESIQDDKNIYIDVRPALNSFSNIWDRIRYPFYEFYFKHVKRYELFR; from the exons ATGCAGAGCATAGGCAGGACCATTGGGGatgatcaaaatggagaaaaggtGAGATGCCCCTCGTCGTTAGTGGGGAGGTTGAAAATACCCCAAGAAAAGGAGAATG AAGTGATTAACGAACGGAACATGATGCCGGATATCCCCAACTACTCCCTGCGCGAAGAGTCCGAGTGCCCCCTGAACAGAAAGAGAGACGTTTCTTCGATcccaaaaaatacaaaagaaaattggCTCTACCCCTCTCCACAGCAATTTTACAATTCCCTAATTAGGAAGAATAAACATATTGACAGAAATTACATCGATGCTGTGGTGACTGTTCACAACGAAGTTAATGAGGAATCCTGGAGAAATATCCTAAAATATGAATACCTGCACAGGAG cAAATGCAGCGAAGTCACTCTGCAGCGATTTCTTGGAAAGTTTGACGACCTCTCGGTGAAGGCCAAATTCAGGAGCATTTTCTCCAA GCTAGGCAAGCCATTTGACAGACACGACTGGTATGTGAATAGGTGCGGTAAGGAGGTGAAGTACATTTTGGATTATTACAACGATGAGTCTATACAGGACGACAAAAAT ATTTACATTGACGTGAGGCCTGCCCTGAACAGCTTCTCAAACATCTGGGACCGAATACGTTACccattttatgaattttattttaagcaTGTCAAGCGGTACGAGTTGTTTAGGTGA
- a CDS encoding hypothetical protein (putative): MKGKGKSTDAPKGGRTTKRAKAEKHNETAKGKAQGNKKRKQGKSRNGKEPSSDKSDKSDKSDESDVYFYNDLQRWKNNVKVPIWLKKPKDKESINEFYKNVIKKLLRVKNKIRAYQIEEAYLIDCLRKCLMDLNLNSISSLDYVNYEMVRRLSAGDCSAFFKNDEKDQQKGKCFKPTKEQGDQRDNQKDIVHEPILKDDKHADQTTHIRVDCATDKVSPLPAEHINCLIESLKNVLSVEQKEKKKDLMRHVFNKVIIPGSFFENNNFCPIFMNLLKLDIYNACCLSGKEIGPKLMSLIQLLNNFDEGGAKQEGVPSAGAKQEGVPSAGEKQKGVPSASSAGIQKGDSQQGDAQQGGAQQGDDPQRVGNHHNEPEDNSYREDRLFFQSQTSLFKLSQYCIEKGVVENHQVASFDTIYIYSGKEPQSGPKQSLSGSNQSLSGPNQSHSCSNQSHSSSNQSLSGSNKSQCDSHKYKHKKKKLLPHGNLKYSLDITKKENESLHFINEKRAILENDSTRRSMTHRGDSYEEELKHTHVERQYAKDGAPVKEGNEDEAVLSNDSVTSVKAKESPCGREVLEILSHSDEKEELQDGEIAPVEKEAISVEGSINETEQSFESAVSSVKGTSKFDYGGSHPKCYIAEEGSKEDPLDYLQNDWFEFDEGGNVAGRGELDEEFLHGGDTNGCEAPRRAAPHKEAPRKEAPHKAAPHKEAPHKAAPPTGTERCRLYKENEPKGDDQIDELPLQVAQSGSHNTERNTKLRKRKQSQSDHSSLDETQSVQFDTFELFMDNGKIKKKKKMDNINEFEDVPIEVRNSSGKWHDSRCSDFTGAHVRVQLEGSEMGCGRDIDGERFANRESSPLDGDGPLNRNDHVTSSIEKNPSSARPSSGHSQVCQGSDTSVIVEMIHYDRKKDSDSGGRGVNPKEKFFPPSTTRPKCSAAVLSDECSAAVLSDESSAAILSDKPSAAVLSDFSGEKEGHPDEEEKEKNLRSVIDRFCDDANVSCVIDMHDFLKGDDVECLPPKVTSHSEVIVLEDDGEEGNEDNGGGRSARGSHDRGIHDRGSHNRGIHDRGSHNRGIHNRDSHNRDSHNSAGNCEGTPQTEKCTPWGNPPRRDESDASISEEPSKTRETRSRNEISILNVDINKMNNVVLEGLMEFFGLKSKRLSRKIQITELTKIQSYLNEQYEEMAREYHPPIVMQKDHPKLRKGKAIERDYQTESDTYHDKGEGEKGRMWTNGCSAGNSTQKNSHQGSPAPLNDEQAKSQEDYLNRMKKKIKQMELKSLFERIDEAIGVNEVLHDHIKRDKQIEYSLLKRYLVDCKLSVNREIVMSYCKDKGIQVVLKKKAKV; encoded by the exons ATGAAAGGCAAAGGAAAATCGACAGACGCAccgaaagggggaagaactACCAAAAGGGCCAAAGCGGAGAAACACAACGAAACCGCGAAAGGAAAAGCACAaggcaataaaaaaagaaaacaaggAAAGTCACGGAACGGAAAGGAACCCTCCAGCGACAAAAGCGACAAAAGCGACAAAAGTGACGAAAGCGACGTTTACTTTTACAACGACCTACAgagatggaaaaataatgtgAAAGTACCAATATGGCTAAAGAAGCCAAAGGACAAAGAATCTATAAacgaattttacaaaaatgtgataaaaaaattgttacgagtaaaaaacaaaataagagCATACCAGATAGAAGAAGCATACCTTATAGATTGTCTCCGAAAATGTTTGATGGacttaaatttaaattcgATCAGTTCCCTCGATTATGTGAATTACGAAATGGTTAGGAGACTAAGTGCAGGTGATTGCAGcgcttttttcaaaaatgatgaaaaggaCCAACAAAAGGGTAAATGTTTTAAGCCCACAAAAGAGCAAGGTGACCAAAGGGATAATCAGAAAGACATTGTACATGAACCCATCCTCAAGGATGACAAGCATGCAGATCAGACTACTCACATTCGTGTAGACTGCGCAACAGACAAAGTAAGCCCTCTACCTGCAGAACACATAAACTGCTTGATAGAAAGCTTGAAGAACGTCCTGTCGGTggagcaaaaagaaaagaagaaagaccTAATGAGACACGTTTTTAACAAGGTAATTATTCCGGGgtcatttttcgaaaataataatttctgccccatttttatgaaccTGCTGAAGCTCGACATATACAATGCTTGCTGCTTGAGCGGCAAAGAGATAGGTCCCAAGTTGATGAGTCTGATTCAACTTTTGAATAACTTTGATGAGGGGGGGGCGAAGCAGGAAGGCGTTCCCAGCGCGGGGGCGAAGCAGGAAGGTGTTCCCAGCgcaggggagaagcagaaaggCGTTCCCAGCGCGAGCAGTGCTGGCATCCAAAAGGGGGATTCCCAACAGGGGGATGCCCAACAGGGGGGTGCCCAACAGGGGGATGATCCCCAACGGGTTGGCAACCACCACAACGAACCGGAGGACAACTCCTACAGGGAAGATCGCCTCTTTTTCCAAAGCCAAACGTCCCTATTCAAGCTATCGCAGTACTGTATAGAAAAGGGCGTCGTGGAGAACCACCAGGTGGCTTCCTTTGACACCATCTACATTTACAGCGGGAAGGAACCCCAGAGTGGCCCCAAGCAATCGCTTAGCGGCTCCAACCAATCGCTTAGCGGCCCCAACCAATCGCACAGCTGCTCCAACCAATCGCACAGTAGCAGCAACCAATCGCTAAGCGGCTCCAACAAATCCCAATGTGACAGCCACAAGTacaaacataaaaagaagaaattactCCCCCatggaaatttaaaatattctctcgacatcacaaaaaaagaaaacgaatcTTTGCATTTCATTAATGAGAAAAGAGCTATCCTGGAAAATGATTCTACTCGGAGGAGCATGACTCACCGTGGCGATTCGTATGAGGAGGAACTGAAACACACCCATGTGGAAAGACAGTATGCGAAAGATGGTGCACCTGTTAAGGAAGGGAACGAGGATGAAGCAGTTCTGTCCAACGATAGTGTCACTTCTGTGAAGGCAAAGGAAAGTCCCTGTGGGAGAGAAGTGCTAGAAATTTTAAGCCATTCTGATGAGAAGGAGGAACTGCAAGATGGGGAAATCGCTCCTGTAGAGAAAGAGGCCATTTCTGTAGAGGGGAGTATAAATGAAACAGAGCAATCGTTTGAGAGCGCGGTGAGTAGTGTGAAAGGGACAAGCAAATTCGATTACGGAGGGAGCCACCCAAAGTGTTACATAGCAGAAGAAGGATCTAAAGAAGACCCGCTCGattatttacaaaacgaTTGGTTTGAATTCGACGAGGGAGGAAACGTAGCAGGACGGGGGGAATTAGACGAAGAGTTCCTGCATGGAGGTGATACCAACGGGTGTGAGGCGCCACGCAGGGCAGCTCCACACAAGGAAGCTCCACGCAAGGAAGCTCCACACAAGGCAGCTCCACACAAGGAAGCTCCACACAAGGCGGCTCCACCCACAGGAACAGAACGGTGTAGGCTGTATAAAGAGAACGAACCCAAAGGGGATGACCAAATCGATGAATTACCTCTACAGGTAGCTCAGTCAGGCAGCCACAACACTGAACGTAATACAAAGCTACGTAAGAGGAAGCAGTCCCAGAGTGACCACAGCAGCTTAGACGAAACTCAGTCCGTCCAATTCGACACCTTTGAGCTTTTTATGgataatggaaaaattaaaaaaaagaaaaaaatggacaacaTTAACGAATTTGAGGATGTCCCCATCGAGGTGAGAAATTCTTCTGGGAAGTGGCACGACAGTAGATGCAGCGATTTTACGGGGGCACACGTGAGGGTCCAATTAGAGGGTAGCGAGATGGGGTGCGGTAGAGACATAGATGGGGAGAGGTTTGCTAACAGGGAGAGCAGTCCCCTAGATGGGGATGGCCCCCTCAACAGGAACGATCACGTAACATCTTCCATAGAAAAGAACCCGTCTAGTGCCCGTCCCTCGAGTGGACACTCCCAAGTGTGTCAAGGCAGCGACACGTCCGTTATCGTAGAAATGATTCACTACGATAGGAAAAAGGATTCCGATTCAGGTGGAAGGGGAGTTAATCCGAAGGAgaagtttttcccccccagcACAACAAGGCCCAAGTGCAGTGCAGCTGTTTTGTCGGATGAGTGCAGTGCAGCCGTTTTGTCTGATGAGAGCAGTGCAGCTATTTTATCTGATAAGCCCAGTGCAGCCGTTTTGTCTGATTTTTCTGGAGAGAAAGAAGGACATCCTGacgaagaggaaaaggagaagaacctCAGATCGGTCATAGACCGCTTTTGTGATGATGCCAATGTAAGTTGCGTTATCGATATGCATGACTTTTTGAAAGGAGATGATGTGGAATGTCTCCCCCCCAAGGTGACTTCCCATTCGGAGGTCATCGTTTTGGAGGACGACGGTGAGGAGGGGAATGAAGATAATggcggggggagaagcgccAGGGGCAGTCACGATAGGGGTATCCACGACAGGGGTAGCCACAACAGGGGTATCCACGACAGGGGTAGCCACAACAGGGGTATCCACAACAGGGACAGCCACAACAGGGACAGCCACAACAGTGCGGGCAACTGCGAAGGCACCCCACAGACGGAGAAATGCACACCCTGGGGGAATCCCCCGCGAAGGGATGAATCAGACGCGAGCATCTCGGAAGAGCCATCCAAGACAAGGGAAACACGAAGTAGGAATGAAATTTCCATCCTCAACGTGgacattaacaaaatgaataatgtaGTTCTGGAGGGACTTATGGAATTTTTTGGACTGAAAAGCAAGAGACTATCGAGAAAAATCCAAATCACGGAATTGACTAAAATACAGAGCTACCTAAATGAACAGTATGAAGAGATGGCGAGAGAATACCACCCCCCGATTGTCATGCAAAAGGATCATCCCAAGTTGAGGAAAGGTAAAGCTATTGAAAGGGATTATCAAACGGAGAGTGACACTTATCATGACAAgggagagggggagaaggggaGAATGTGGACTAACGGGTGCAGTGCTGGT AATTCCACTCAGAAGAATTCCCACCAGGGGAGTCCCGCCCCCCTGAATGATGAGCAAGCCAAATCGCAAGAGGATTACCTAAAccgtatgaaaaaaaaaataaagcagatGGAATTAAAATCGCTGTTTGAAAGAATTGATGAGGCCATTGGTGTCAATGAGGTCCTTCACGATCACATCAAAAGGGACAAACAAATCGAGTACTCCCTGTTGAAAAGGTATCTAGTGGACTGCAAGCTCAGCGTCAACCGAGAAATTGTAATGTCCTACTGTAAGGACAAGGGCATCCAAGTTGtgctgaagaagaaggcaaaGGTGTGA
- a CDS encoding hypothetical protein (putative) — translation MIPQLLQKRSIFFHTVLASQGRTPHGDCAGERKRILCKLFKRHFGVSGSYGYSIFSKEGNCDSNVGKNNLHQYEEKNTGNNFLKKKNFYFTKWPGRVSKLGASYFFGKNYNMGFYHMLIEEEGKIKKDIALISSCNAKSVQHKKIENQMKDLSCGYSVQIVLSGKGVKCYYEDVSYTPFKPTYRGNTKQYYSFKISPMTEVQTVQNNSGSTQGGVNENENSDVSNSPGGKEKDKWYKTKTVKKLFVRLGIGTKNIDITRVLTMHKRHVSIDVDRTGTIINVHGFNKKYVGSVSHRLYRIVRMNVYTMKGGYVYLHKPKQKVSKKK, via the coding sequence ATGATACCACAACTGCTGCAGAAGAGGTCGATTTTCTTCCACACCGTTTTAGCTTCCCAGGGAAGGACACCACACGGCGATTGTGCAGGTGAACGTAAACGAATTTTATGTAAGCTGTTCAAAAGACATTTCGGAGTATCTGGAAGTTATGGCTatagcattttttcgaaagaaggaaattgTGATTCCAATGTAGGAAAGAATAATCTCCATCAgtatgaggaaaaaaacacggGTAacaatttcttaaaaaaaaaaaatttttattttacaaagtGGCCTGGGAGAGTGTCCAAATTGGGagcttcatatttttttggcaaaaattacaacatgGGGTTTTACCACATGCTGATagaagaggaggggaaaataaaaaaagacatcGCACTCATATCTAGCTGTAACGCCAAAAGTGttcaacataaaaaaattgaaaaccAAATGAAAGACCTTTCCTGTGGCTACTCTGTCCAAATTGTGCTCTCAGGGAAAGGGGTCAAGTGCTATTATGAAGATGTCAGTTACACTCCTTTTAAGCCTACGTACAGGGGAAACACAAAGCAATATTATAGCTTTAAGATATCCCCCATGACAGAGGTTCAAACGGTGCAGAATAACAGTGGCAGTACGCAGGGAGGtgtaaatgaaaatgaaaatagtGACGTTAGCAACAGCCCTGGAGGGAAGGAGAAAGACAAATGGTATAAGACCAAGACGGTGAAAAAGCTGTTTGTCCGCTTAGGCattggaacaaaaaatatcgaCATCACCAGAGTGTTAACCATGCACAAGAGGCATGTAAGCATCGATGTTGACAGAACGGGGACCATCATTAATGTGCACGGCTTTAACAAGAAGTACGTGGGGTCCGTTTCCCACCGCCTCTACCGAATCGTGCGGATGAACGTGTACACCATGAAGGGCGGCTACGTGTACCTGCACAAGCCCAAGCAGAAGGTCTCCAAGAAGAAGTAG
- a CDS encoding pre-mRNA branch site protein p14 (putative): protein NLPYKISADELYDIFGKYGTVRQIRKGNAEGTKGTSFVVYDDIYDAKNALDHLSGFNVAGRYLVVLYYDPVKAQRKKELQEKLKNEQEGKK, encoded by the coding sequence AACCTGCCGTACAAAATCTCGGCCGATGAGCTGTATgacatttttggaaaatacgGGACAGTGAGGCAGATACGAAAGGGAAATGCCGAAGGTACCAAGGGAACATCCTTTGTCGTCTACGACGATATTTATGATGCCAAGAATGCCCTGGATCACTTGTCCGGTTTCAATGTGGCGGGGAGGTACCTCGTAGTTTTGTATTACGATCCGGTGAAGGctcagaggaagaaggagctgCAGGAGAAGTTGAAAAACGAgcaggaggggaagaagtag
- a CDS encoding hypothetical protein (putative): MLGYARKINHIKKILYREKAKRNKRIKCHIQHVPYSDQYKETVTLTYKRGTLTQVIEYAERERDLSLLSDHVETPTKEGSHFFPPPKKGSHLSVPSAQNGPTWVGGTPDWPPRQGNGHREQGHTNGEGGRNRNVGTFSYESLSSTSPGGSPPEGSPISPHSSKQNNTVIKKYQDEREKKQIERSERSEHGERSEHGKRIEQGKRIEQGKRIEQGRQIEQGKQSRLVIQYHVRSIKSVMTILDKCQAYNYKNGNLLEDICQAVPSLGLRERSIKELLSILHAFIKLNYFNKGYFNYTFLCLLNEPFLSNSDLISLLFVLSKVEKLNALCCVLLYRVNFMVLHRIHSLSLHQLHNVLNAYLKMCRQVPTPAEFQQGSAHQVTKTEGRGCPKINSKNFELFYKLRFDESAQPGEPAKWRNPHNCIHFIFRLIDCLRKKKIPMEKLSKFITPEDCLNKFFIIYLKKEIGLLFVKKVKCEYVLFNRLERKRLYGLRDSILGSLKERDLNREESVTQKGGTTEWHSHRDENSQMGIHLRERELNSARTSPQQRGGLTGSAAIQLKLIKRMKRQLDARLLVPLIRVCDVRDGNRHAGHNNDEDSRSVDSRSVDSRSIDGHPSDRRSGHLDCTPPRRNNPPPQDFLLHCYKHLPLKFDAKSLVVTLSCFSQRRQTQTDEVIHMLMNLMEKKINKFTPQQIVDMMNSISNLRDERLPNGTLNFLIRFLFNKNGIIYLKDAHLSSLLNVIQKKKNSSMKTPPFKNVKNIFSYFSFHFHFNKFSDFFLSALYCSFLSDSSGGNLLELDHLNRVLSSTLVIPTRWKYQKRVFKKIDTCVLSTLRRMNCSDYFLRLRDLSDVVQLISHMNSSMTSEVYKAYEDEINQMRRNKHSPRDDITNWVCATTNGANGQIRKGNNTKITTHKDGKKKKKIAILLCTQFVQ; the protein is encoded by the exons ATGCTCGGCTATGCTAGAAAAATCAATCACATTAAGAAAATCCTATACAGAGAGAAGGCAAAGAGAAATAAGAGAATAAAATGTCACATCCAGCACGTGCCCTACAGCGATCAATACAAGGAGACGGTAACCCTAACatacaaaagggggacactCACACAGGTGATTGAATATgcagaaagggaaagggaCCTTTCCCTCCTCAGTGATCATGTGGAGACGCCCACAAAGGAGggaagtcatttttttccacctccaaaaaaggggagtcaCCTAAGCGTTCCTTCTGCTCAGAATGGACCTACGTGGGTCGGCGGCACACCCGATTGGCCGCCTCGGCAGGGGAACGGACATCGTGAACAGGGACACACGAATGGAGAGGGGGGCAGGAACCGCAACGTCGGGACCTTCTCCTACGAATCACTGAGCAGCACGTCACCAGGAGGTAGCCCCCCAGAAGGTAGCCCAATCTCCCCGCACTCGAGCAAACAGAACAACacggtgataaaaaaatatcaagacgaacgagaaaaaaaacaaatcgaacgaagcgaacgaagcGAACATGGCGAACGAAGCGAACATGGCAAACGAATAGAACAGGGCAAACGAATCGAACAGGGCAAACGAATCGAACAGGGCAGACAAATCGAACAGGGCAAACAGAGCAGACTGGTGATCCAGTACCATGTGAGGAGCATAAAAAGCGTAATGACCATTTTGGACAAATGCCAAGCGTacaattacaaaaatggcaacctGCTGGAGGATATTTGCCAAGCCGTGCCCTCGCTGGGTCTACGAGAGAGAAGCATAAAGGAGCTGCTCAGCATTTTGCATGCCTtcattaaattaaattatttcaataaaggatattttaattatacgTTTTTGTGTCTTTTAAATGAACCTTTTTTGAGCAACTCGGATTTGATATCCCTCCTGTTCGTTCTGTCCAAAGTAGAAAAGCTTAACGCGTTGTGTTGTGTCCTCCTCTACAGAGTCAATTTTATGGTGCTCCATAGGATACACTCCCTCTCCCTGCATCAGCTGCATAATGTGCTGAATGCCTACCTGAAGATGTGCAGGCAGGTGCCAACTCCAGCAGAATTTCAACAGGGAAGTGCACACCAGGTGACAAAGACAGAAGGGAGAGGCTGCCCAAAAATcaattcaaaaaattttgagctGTTTTATAAGCTAAGATTTGACGAGTCTGCCCAACCAGGGGAGCCtgccaaatggagaaacCCCCACAACTGCATCCATTTCATATTCCGCCTCATTGACTGtctgaggaagaaaaagatccCTATGGAAAAGCTGAGCAAATTTATAACCCCTGAGGATTGCCtcaacaaatttttcatcatttacttgaagaaagaaatagGCCTCCTCTTTGTGAAGAAGGTAAAATGTGAATACGTCCTGTTTAACCGCCTGGAGAGGAAGCGTCTGTATGGGTTGAGGGATTCCATTTTAGGATCTCTTAAAGAAAGGGATCTCAATAGGGAGGAAAGCGTGacacaaaagggaggaacCACAGAATGGCATTCCCACAGGGATGAGAATTCTCAAATGGGGATCCACTTAAGGGAACGCGAACTGAATTCGGCTCGTACCTCCCCTcagcaaagggggggacTTACAGGGTCGGCGGCTATTCAGTTGAAGCTGATAAAGAGGATGAAGAGGCAGCTGGACGCCCGGCTCCTCGTGCCGCTGATCAGGGTGTGTGACGTCCGCGATGGGAATCGCCACGCAGGTCATAACAACGATGAGGATAGCCGCTCAGTCGATAGCCGCTCAGTCGATAGCCGCTCAATCGATGGACACCCAAGCGACCGACGCAGTGGTCATCTTGATTGTACCCCCCCGCGGAGGAATAACCCCCCTCCCCAGGACTTCCTTCTCCACTGCTACAAACATCTCCCCCTGAAATTCGATGCAAAAAGCCTAGTGGTAACCCTCAGCTGCTTCTCCCAACGAAGACAAACACAAACTGACGAAGTGATTCACATGCTAATGAATCtcatggagaaaaaaataaataaatttactcCACAACAAATAGTAGACATGATGAACAGTATCTCTAACCTGAGAGATGAAAGGTTACCAAATGGCActctgaattttttaattagatTTCTCTTTAACAAGAATGGAATTATTTATCTGAAGGACGCACACTTGAGTAGTCTCCTAAATGtgattcaaaaaaaaaaaaattcatcaatGAAGACG CcaccttttaaaaatgtgaaaaatattttttcctacttttccttccattttcattttaacaaatttagtgacttttttttaagtgcacTTTATTGTTCCTTCCTCAGTGACAGCAGTGGTGGGAACCTCCTCGAGCTGGATCATCTCAATCGAGTTTTATCATCTACTTTGGTAATTCCCACCCGTTGGaaatatcaaaaaagggtcttcaaaaaaattgacactTGTGTGTTGTCCACTTTGAGGAGAATGAACTGTTCGGATTACTTCCTCCGTCTGAGGGACCTCTCTGATGTGGTCCAACTTATTTCCCACATGAACAGCTCCATGACGAGCGAGGTTTACAAAGCGTACGAGGATGAAATAAACCAAATGAGGCGGAATAAACATTCCCCTAGGGATGACATCACAAATTGGGTATGTGCAACGACGAATGGAGCAAATGGACAAATCAGAAAAGGTAACAATACAAAGATCACAACACAcaaggatggaaaaaaaaaaaaaaaaattgcaattttattatgcACACAATTCGTACAATGA